The following is a genomic window from Micropterus dolomieu isolate WLL.071019.BEF.003 ecotype Adirondacks linkage group LG12, ASM2129224v1, whole genome shotgun sequence.
GCAGGCGCTCGATCTAttgagaaaacaacaaaaccaggAAATAGTTAGAATAGTCAGATTTACATCcttgaaaaaatataaatatcttcactttttaatatactgtatctaCAGTAAATTGTAAGCTATCTGGAAGGTGCCAAAATTAAAGTTTGTGTGTAAAGATGAACATTCTGCAGGCGCTCGATCTATCGAGAAAACAACAAAGCCAGGAAATAGTGAGCTGCCAGATTTTCCTTGTAAAAATTCAATTTGTAAGGGATACCTTGTCATAAAAAATACAGTCATTAAAGTGAAAGCTATTATCTGGAAGCTGCcaaaatgacattttgtgtACTCAATGTCTACagacaataaaatgtattttccagtGAAAGCTGCCCACCTTCATTACAGTCTTGGAGACAGTTCGTTTGAAGGCCTCCTTCCCTGCCCTGTACTCTGCAGAGGAAGGCTGCAGTGTAAACGCCTTGAAAGTTTCACTGCCATGTTATCCCAGTACAGGGGGAGAGTGAAGTCTGttgaaaaaaggacaaaataaaaggaaaaatatcAGATACACATAGTAAATTTATTTTCCTTCCAAAACCACATTTATAATACTACAAAATGCTGTAATGCTGTAGGCAGAGAAGCAGGATTTTATTTGATGAATCTTTCTCAGCAACAGTTCTCACTCCTAACCTGTCACATATTGACATTTGTAATGCTCTGGGAAGCTCCTTAGCATTGTAGTTCAATGCactggggaaagccctgtagcGGCGTTTACGAATAAGTGTAGGATATTGAACACAAAAGTCTTAGTAAGGAGGAGTGGACAAGTCAACAGGTGGGGCTAAAGCTTGAAACTAAATAGGATTGTTTGTGAACAATGAAATCAAAGCAAAACTTTTCTCACTTTTGTCAATAGAGCTCAACCAACACATTCAGTTTTTTAGATTGTAGACAAGCCCTCAAAGTTATAAGTTATTGTTAATAGTACTGTTGCCCATATGGTGCTTCTGTGTCTAACATGCATCTGTTTATTCAGGTCTAGTAATTATATTAGGGGAGCCTACCCACGTGTTGGTGGTAACAGATGTCACGCCGGTAAAAGCAATGTATTTCAGTGGGTTGGTCAAGTGACGGACAACAGCATTAACTTTCATTACACCACCTCACTTGGGCCGATCAACCGCTCGCACgacttctcttaccactgctgtGCAGATGACACGCAACTCTTTCCCGCCAGACTACCCCAGCCTTGACTAATGCAATGCCCTACTAGTGGGTCTTCCAgtttgtgcggtgaaacccgcAAAAACTGGAAGACCCACAGGCTGATGTGTATCAGCCttaaaacaggctgatacacattttcccatttccatcagttacactacacggACGTGAATttcgtgttagactcataacatgtacgttgttttgcattttagaGCTTCCATGATGACAGCATTATGTCTCTCACAAGGACTGCACCCCAGAGCCAAGTACAAACCATGACAGGCCCGGggtcgaggcgaagcagaggagggagggctgccagGGTCCGAGGACGAAGAGGAAGGACGGGGATGACGAGGTGCAAGTCAAGGAGCACATCTTCTAGGacctgcgtcgagcttcacactccaacaacagcatatgaacaggtatgtatatatatatatatatatacatatatattttaatattagtctattaTCTCCCAGTGtgcttgtctcaaagtttctctggtgtttacCCCTAAGAGCTTTGacagtcaaaaataaagtgctttataaatgtaatccatcactattgttattacttttttattatcgtttactgattacaacaactaactacagctctgcttcagccattggctcatctgtgtcatgtacattgaccaGGTGTGTAAcgtggacacagaagtcctgttacagaacaacaaacccctgttcaataaaaatatctgatcatgttgatgaatgttctgttGTGGTGGcggcccggctgacggtgagtgtcctggtttttcctccttttcttcctttgttTTCCAGCCCCCGGTTATTCCTcgcactaaccctgtctttctgtctgctttcctcccaggttcactcaccctcgtcctccgttcagtcagctgggctcatctcctggtcctctcctcctcggacttcccccacggcgtcctcccagttctccctcgcttcctcggccccagtgttccccggctctctggtcccagtctcctcggttccccatgcctgtgtttccccggcatccacctctccctccactccagtccctctaacCATTTTTCcttcaataaacctccttccctctgaacattgcatttgggtcctctctgtctccacaccACACCACCCATAACAGCGTCAGCTAAATTCATAAAATGTAATGAGAGGGATTTTCAGGGGTGCAAACCTATTGGCTCGGAGAAGTGGTTTGGCTCATTGTCAGATGTAGCTCTCCACAAGGAACAGAGACAGTGTGTACCTTTCTTTCCAACACCCTTTCTTggactaaaaacaaaaaaaaactgcaacGATTATTCCTAAATCATTTGAAATTGTTTTGATAGGTGTTTTCTCCAATCTTTTTTTATCCCTCCACAGTCACTTCCCCCAGCCTGCGACTAAACTTCAAACAGTTTCACCTGAACTTCTCTTTGCCCGGgcgttacaattttggatttatttacgtacagttttattctttttacatgtttatttacagcattaaacgttgaaatgtatattgtaataggctgtatattaacttattgtgagaaaacccccatatcgccaaaatggcatgatccttgttttgttGCAAAGCATggaatctttgactattcggggtcagccctagtttATTTATCAAGTTTAGCTattcagtttgtaacacactgggaAGCCCTTTAGCATCATAGTTTAACGCACTAGGGGACGCCCTGTAACGTACTTTTTGAACACTAAGTTGTTgaaaaatattgtgagccaggttcaggtgtgaagaagtttcggagactgataaAGACTTAACATAGCGTGGTGTATTGAGCCCGgctgaggagatacagtgccagcatacaacatgtgaacatgtCGAGAGATAACATCTTTGGGtaccttttatgtttctgtcttccccctagttcctgtaggtttccctattaggtcatctttaactggccttaacctagaacaacaaatctatctgatgtttagactccagtgctttgtcatattggaatctatcactatccatgagttgtactctaatctgtggagccagtaagttcttgtaaacattatTGTAAGACTCAGCCTTGTAAGATTCTAGAGAACACCAACATCTGCTtgcctgacgcctgagctactgtctctacctcATCAGTCTAACTGTTGTCTCCCTAACGAGGACAGTTAAGCCTAATTCACACTACACGGTTTTTAGCCAGAATTGCCGCTCGGTGAGCTCGGCAACCGTCAGGCTttgatcgggggtaaatcagcgatcgatcggcggtagccagtcgttatgtgtgaactacacaatgACACATCAAAATGGCTCCACGACACATtactgacacatcgccgacgtctgccagatatctagcatgctagATAGGCTACCTGGAAGAGTTGgctgactcgacatccacatccagccaatgagagcaggcagctggcagagcaagCAACTACTTTTTCACTGATAAACACTTTTTACTAACCTCCAGCAACTTCagactcctgtcacaagacggcaagtagCGTAGTGTGAACAGCAGGGCCATCAAACgatgctgaaagtcgtgtagtctacACAAGTCTTAACATGTAAGAAATAACTacagctggaaggtcagtgaacacttgtgggGTCAGCGAATGTCTCAgatagacctgtcttacctttccctgttacatcaattaagacacctaagaaaattctttaaaaaaagtaaaaaaccaAAGTTCAAGTAAGGAGGTGGCTGGAGTGGCTGGGTGAGCCCAAAACCAAACTTTCACCCATGAGACTGGTGATTGTTtgcgtgtgaaacaaaaagtcaagattgttttgttatgttatgTAAGCACTTGTTGAAGAagtttattattgctaacttgactgagGAGCCCTATGCATCCAAAAAGAGTGAGAATATGAGCTGACAACGCTTTTTATAATGGCTTCCTGCAGCCTTTACAAACAGCGTTGATTAGGGCAGTGAgactaaacaaaacagtaatagtgccataaaaccacaacaatGAGCTAAATGAGGCTAAAAGGCTCAACTGAACTTCCTAGTTAGGTGATCATTTTTTGTGGATATGAGATTTGACTGACTCATTTAATGCTGTTTCATTTGATATgcaaaatattgataaatacagCTTAAACTTTATTAACATGAATcccaaaacaaaatcaaacaaaatatGCACCATTAGCAGTCTGAAAAGCCAGAAACAGTATATGGTTTAATCTTAATAACAAAAGTTATACCAGAAAGTTATGGGCCAGTTTTAACTTAAACTCATTCACTTGTTACATTACACATTCACTAAAAACTGAACTAAATATTAACtaactaattattttcaaattttacaattttacaaaCTCTCAAACACATTGCTACATATAACTTTAAGTAAACATTCCCATAAATGGGTGCCTTTGCTAcatttcatcctctctctctctctctccccgcctTTCTTGTCTTTATCTACCATGTCTAtccaaaataaagcagaaacacCAAAAAAACCCACTCCAAAACATACCTTTAAACAATGAAAAGCTTGACTTTTACTTTATTCTTAAGACCAGTGGGGGAATtacatttacttgttttttgtgtactttttgtgttatttttttattctgcaattttaattgtacttacctattatttattttaaactttcCTAAATTACGAGCATCCGTTACAGAGtaaaagcaaaagagaaaaaatctCGCTAAACCGTGTGAGAGGATGAGAACAAAAGAAATGAGCCAAATAAGCAGCTGAAACAGAGAAGGAGCTGCTGGTGTGTCTGCAGCTGCAATGCTGTCCTTAGCGGCACAACAGTGCAATAAAGAACTACATTATTATGAGTTATGGTTAATGTTTAGCATTGTTGTACATCAGCATAGTCAAAAAATGGTTGCATCTACCTCAATTATAATCACAGGTATAATGCCCAAATCAAAATCAAGAGGCTgagtttttttattgtataaatCGGAATGAAAGAGCAGAGATGAACCTGGAACAGATTGTGGAGGACTTTACGATGCTCAAGACTAGAATGACGTTCACACAGGAGAGTACAACATCAAACTTACTAAAGGATGTTAGTCACTCTCCAGAGGAGAACATCAACAATGTGgcgttgtatgtgtgtgtgtgctctttaTTGTGTTTCCCTCACTTGAAGGTGATGAGGTAGTCTGGATACGCTTGGTTATCATGGAACACAACATACGTGCTGGGGTTAAATATGTTATCCACCACACTGTCGTAGAGGTCATGGGGCCGCTGGTCACTGCGAGGTGGAGGAACCTTCATTTTTCTCTGGCCCTGCGTGTAGACTCCAGTCAGGACTCGAGCCACAAACATTAACTGAGAACCATCAGTAGCTGGCTTGGAGTAGGTAGGGTGGGCTGAGTAGCTGGCGTTTACAGCAAAGTAGGTCCCATGACCGTATGCAGTTgctgagaaaaagaggaaatagGAAATTAATATCAGTACAGTTGCTTTCAATCAGGATTCTAGCCAGGGTCCAGAGGTCCAGATCCTATCAATGCGACCATACCCCTTTGACCAAACACTAAAAGTTTGTGAAGCTCTGTAATTAAATGTTCTGTTACAGGTAGAGATGCTTTCCAAAACAGAGGCGGCAATAGAAAGATGTTGAAGAAATTTAAATGCATGCTCAGAGTTGCATTAGTTTGATCCAGGTCCTGCACTGCTGAACCAATGACTCCTTATTTCAGAGCGAAAGATCTTTACCATTTTGTCCAGCGAAACTCCTGTTGAACCCAGTTTTCATGATGGAGTCACAGTTCTCCTGGGTCGTCCCATGGTAGAGAAGCTTTTCACCTGCTCCACCCTCCTGTACGTTCTTATCAGAAATGTTCTTCTTCTGCACTTCATAGGCACGTCGGAGATGAACATTCTGCAGACGCTCGATCTATCGAGAAAACAACAAAGCCAGGAAATAGTGAGCTGCCAGATTTCCCTTGTAAAAAGTCAATTTGTAAGGGATACCTTGTCATAAAAAATACAGTCATTAAGGTGAAAGCTATTATCTGGAAGCTGCcaaaatgacattttgtgtACTCAATGTCTACagacaataaaatgtattttccagcCCACCTTCATTACAGTCTTGGAGACAGTTCGTTTGAAGGCCTCCTTCACTGTTCGGTACTCTGCAGAGGAAGTCTGCAGCTCAACTTTCTTAAAAGCTTCACTGTCAGCCATGTTATCCCAGTACAGGGGGAGAGTGAAGtctgaaaaaaaagaatggaAACAGATAATCAGAGCAAAAGTGTTTAAAGGTGTTTTATGACATTACAAGTGATCTGTGCATGAATGTGAGTATTTATCCACAGCATTACTTGTGATGTTAGCCGTAGTAGCAAAACATTTGTATCGCTGTCTAGAGATGGTGTGTTGGCTCTGCAACTGTCTCCTCATCTCTGCATGTTACCTTCACAGCTCCATGTAGCATCGGTTCGCTAACCCAAAActcagctaacgttagttacattacttgctctGTCATTTGCTCTATATCACGGTATTtgtaggaaagcaaaatccacgatgagatctcatagttgttcttttctcctagacacaaatgagctgcttttaatccaaaggccttttctcccacttctcaaattcaccTCAGGAGcaacaaccatataaaatctcatttaggTCCGACTCCGATCAAAACAGGAGATCTCTAAcggatcttaaataagtctccttaacattggaccatgagatcagagaaagagctcaaagaaaactcagctatgactcctaggatctcatgattcttctcaaatatgtcagttttctcatattggcctcaagagcaaaaaactcatctctgtcttactctgatcaaaagatgagatttACAGTACCTTAAAGTGTAATTTCAGTCCaaaatgtggatcagaaaaaaagctccaagatatcttttgtcttagtgaccccacatagttgttttttttactaaagtactttacttacgtcaaatgttgaggttgagtattttctttttattggggtttgtacttttactccccttaatttcaaatccttattgtatttattgttaatctgttacaagttactgagaaaaatgtcaaaaatacagatataacgtatctgtcatacagaataagcacttttacgtttgatacttaagtacaatcactatggaatacttttataccttttacttgatttgaattttgaggactttaattgtggatatggtatttctcctcttttaattaaaggaaaattgtactctatttaaagacGATCAGTCCTTCAGTATTGATTTTAGCTGGATGGTGCAGCGGCTGTGTTGTTGCCCTTTGGCCAGCAGGCgcagggttcaaatccagcaCGGTTCTCCAAGCATAGACAGCAATGTAATACAAACCCCAGAGCTCCCAACTGCTTTtcaggagcaataagcaagacattaatgaactcaaaaagatacaatgatgagatctcatctgttactttcatttatcctattgtaatctcaattcagtatccatttgtcttacccaagTCCCAAcacctcaatctctcttcatctcatccatttctcctaaggggtttaggagcaacaattcagattggagtgatctcaaagaGATATACTATTAAGATCTTATTGTTTTCTCAAGAGCTAAAGAAAAGACCATtgtgagcaaaagatttttcctctgggctGGATTCTTCCTGAATCACATATCCCATCTTTAACACAGCGTGTTAGCAATATGCCTGACGATCTCATGTGTGCCCAGACTGGGCGTATTCCTTTTAACTCCACTGCACAGATCTGTCAGTAGCAATTTGCATGTTGgctgaaatgcaaaataaagttGCAAAGCACAACACTGCAGAGGTTAATGTTGTATTGGCTGCATTTGTCTTCATATTTGATGTTATAGCTGTCTCAGTTTAAATACAATACCTGCACaatttttactttgtttattttttttacttaatttgaaGCCAACATGGACAAAAAGTCCTAAACGTGCAGAGATTTTCCAGAAGTTCCATGACAACTAGATAAAGTCCATCTGCTGATGATGATCAAGTGTTATGTTTGAAGACTCGAGAGCAGAACTGAATGGTCCATGTGGTGAAACTGTTTTGTCGACTACTGTGTCCATGGATTAAGTAAAGTTAggaacactgtgatcctaactttacactacaGTGTtatagctctgtgtgtgtgatcctttctgtatctaactgcctaGGCTCAGCAGTAAcacgtgtgcgtgtgtgtgtgtaagcaagcATGTGAGCTTTGGCAGAGGTAGAGGCGGACACAGCATGAAAAACACCAGCTAAcaaaaatgtagaagcagattttgtgaaaactgtgttacaaaatatacatcaatatagtccatcacagtaagattgtcctgtttctagcagaGAGCAcagcttattccacaaagtcaggttatggttgAAATAGTatgatcagcagagggcatgcaaaggacacagagaggagcagTGCAgtcaaaaaaaacagacatcagtGCAGTCAATACCAATCAtagttaaataaaaatccaCCAAAAGCTGAAAGAttggaaaacagagagaagagagacaccCAGGCatagtgaaataaaagtgataaaaatcCACCAAAAGCTGAAATGATGGAAAGCGGTGGTCTTAGTGGCGTCTGAGGCACACAAAAATCTGAGACTTTCCCAGCTCCAGATCAGCAgaaaagagagccaagagagtATGTGatgccaagaaacagagctataaaaggaggtccaaaaggaggtgaaagtcagttgttacatggttttcatgtcaaCTCGGGTcgctgttctggtaacagaatgggactCTATTTTGCAtcgatctctgacacactccgctggaacttttgtattctaattggtgtctatttttgttgaaataaaaatgttggtaaaagttcaagctttcttatctggcccaatgAATATTTTACACGACAACTTCTCATCTAGAACCAGCTTCTCACCTCTCAGATTCACAAGTCGTTTCAGCTTCGCTTTCAGTCCAGTTACTCGGCTTGTTGCCTCCAACTTCTGTGCATTCACACTCCACCGGATGCCCTGTGCGTCCACTATCCTTCCTGCTACATCATTTTtttccaggctgtgattggctgttttAGGGAGTCTCTCCCAGGTGCCGTTAGGTCCCAGGATGCACCAAGCCACACGGGTGTAcaattcctcctcctccctcactctCACCTCTCTTCTGAGGGAGCCGTGCACAGAGGCATTAATCATCTGCACAACCTTGTTGACCCCGTCCTTTAAACCGCTCACTGTTAAGCTGCCCTGGCCGGACTGGTCCTCCTGCATGTACAGACCCTCAGTCTcaaccagctgcttcagatccTCCATGTCCTCCTGGGTGAGGCATGCCAGCTCCTCCTTTTTGAAGGACTGAGTGGAGCACTGAGACTGATACAGATTCTTCAGCTTAGTCTTGGCATCATCAACATCCTTTCTGGAGAGACCCAGGAACAGGAAGACAGACTGTTCATTTGAGGAGCTGGTATGGAAGATGTTAAGGTCTGGACTCACAGGTGAAGGGAGTTGGAAGTAAGAAAACCGAGGTACTGCAAGGTAGATCAAATGACAACAATCAGTGACAATTCCCACTGAAATAAGAGAattttgatataaattaaaaaatacaaaagaagaaaattccTGTCACCTCTATTGATTCCAGCAGTGGGAAACATTTGCATTGCTTCCTCTTTAAACTTCAAGAAAACTTTGATCTTAATCAAGACGAGGCGGATGTTGGTGAGACAGTAGAGGGGAGTGGACGACGTGGCGGTCTTGACACCTCGGAGGATGGCACCTGCTACGACACCAGGGTCCAACCCGCCAATTCCTGCACAAacagtttgtatttttacagGCAGATTTAAAACTGACACTCATttacactgtatgtgtgtgttattattgAACATCTTGCAAAAATCTTACCAGCACAGATGGCAGGAATGGCCACAGACTTGAATccaaatgtttcacaatgttcaATGATGCGACGCACCAGTTGTTCAATAATACCAGCATCTCTTTGTCCACACACATGTAAAATGGCTTCACAAGGGAATGATCCAGACTGAGATACAAAAACTTCTCCTTGGTTCACTTTTgctacacaaaacacaacaaagacaagacgAGTAAGAAACTGTTAAGTGTGTGTTGCTTGAATACTTCTATCTGGTCCTTTTTTCTCACCTGCTTTTAGTTCAGCCTCCACCTGTGGTCCAGCTACAGTTAAGATGTCTTTGCACACACCATCTGTAGAAAAAAAGGTTATTATTTATTGTAGGTAGGATAagacaagactaagagtctactgcagctctgtgaggctgtacttaggcacagttGCTTAATGCTAATATCAGCATGCTCTCATTGGCAATGCTATCATCTTGGTAttgcatgttagcatactaacattgGCTCTTAGCACTTAACACCAAAGTACAGCTACACCAAAGTATTGTATAGAGACTGGAGACTGATGGGAATAGGGCTCTAATAATTGGAGTAATATTGCGATCATTttggacaatattgcgatttgaTTACAATGGAACAAATAGTACTATGAGActacttgcttgattatcaaggaaaatgcagctaaactgaggctttttgaagacccatttcgctctctctctctctctctctctctctctctatctctctttctctctctcttgcctaCCATTCACTGGTCTTGCGCATGCTGTGCTGCCGACAACATTtattgacattattattatgtttatttacagcattaaacgttgaaatgtatattgtaataggctgcatattaacttattgggagaaaactggtagttttATGTAAactcagatgttgagcacccccatatcgccaaaatgacATGATCCTTGCTTCaaagcttcaactgtgagattgacagacgaatcaggctctgcccatcgaagcaATGATTCTTTGACTATCCGGGTCGGCCCTACTGTATTCataataatttcatataatagtatagcCTAAGCctactattttaccactagtttaatattaaatccagttacagctttTTAATTTCTGAATTCTGAAAttgaaaatttaatttatttatttcatcctACTTGTCTGTAATTTGGTCTGTAAGAACTAACTTGTCAATTATCATATTGTTCatcatttgaaagtttgctgtaaACATCAAACCTTTTTAATGTCCCGTCCCATCCAGggtgtgattggtcagttgacgaAAAGTAAAACTTGCACCAATTCAGCGTTAAAACGTTAAATGGCCAGCGAGCCAAATCCAAACTTTACTTATCTTCTCCCAGTTTTTTCTGTCTTACTGCTTCAGCTGCTTCAGCtacatggttcagagtttacttacaagatgcacatttttaatgtcttcaacaagtttgttttttataaatcacaaCCTTTGCTAGGGAAGTGGCATTAGTTGTTGTCACCTATATTGTAGTAATATTTCTTTCTACTTACTGTATTGTCGTCTTCtgtgttactttttttggaccgATCATGTGTTTTGCCTGCAACATCTTAGTTATTAGCTAGTAAACAAAATGACGTCAGGGCCAAAGTCTTTTTTCCGGTTTTATCCTGCATCACAGAGCGTCGGACATTAGGATGTGATTTAAGCTGAGATAGATATCACCCTATCTACTATCCTAAAAATAGGAGAGAATTTTAAgtatctgagaaataaaaaggctttcgac
Proteins encoded in this region:
- the LOC123979793 gene encoding protein mono-ADP-ribosyltransferase PARP14, which encodes MYQGGQAIFRSLTSDLDDITMTVGGGVKLQLVFGDITNETTDAVVNTTDFTNFHNDGVCKDILTVAGPQVEAELKAAKVNQGEVFVSQSGSFPCEAILHVCGQRDAGIIEQLVRRIIEHCETFGFKSVAIPAICAGIGGLDPGVVAGAILRGVKTATSSTPLYCLTNIRLVLIKIKVFLKFKEEAMQMFPTAGINRVPRFSYFQLPSPVSPDLNIFHTSSSNEQSVFLFLGLSRKDVDDAKTKLKNLYQSQCSTQSFKKEELACLTQEDMEDLKQLVETEGLYMQEDQSGQGSLTVSGLKDGVNKVVQMINASVHGSLRREVRVREEEELYTRVAWCILGPNGTWERLPKTANHSLEKNDVAGRIVDAQGIRWSVNAQKLEATSRVTGLKAKLKRLVNLRDFTLPLYWDNMADSEAFKKVELQTSSAEYRTVKEAFKRTVSKTVMKIERLQNVHLRRAYEVQKKNISDKNVQEGGAGEKLLYHGTTQENCDSIMKTGFNRSFAGQNATAYGHGTYFAVNASYSAHPTYSKPATDGSQLMFVARVLTGVYTQGQRKMKVPPPRSDQRPHDLYDSVVDNIFNPSTYVVFHDNQAYPDYLITFK